TTGTAAATCTCACTATCTTTCAATTGACTTATCTATAGCAGAAtgtgttttggttttaatttttaatatttttgtttaaaaacatgtcattaacttatttctaaataaaaaaattttataccgcTATAAAATATAGTCAAATATGCataatacttgaaaattttgagtggtaaggtttgcgtggccacgagtgtatgCTTTCTCCACGTTAGCTTTCTAaataggtgaataccaagataagttacttcgttcgcttggggggCTAAGATATTTTTACTGTATActataatgaataataataatttagaataagctcaaattcgaaattcgatggaaaatattttgacttTGGATGCTAACTTCGCAAAATAGAGAATTTTCTTAATTCAAAGTTCAATGCATAGGCGAGTATTGCTTAATACCTCTAAAGAAAAATTCTATgaatttataaatgaaattaaagatATGTGAAGATAAACACTTTAATTTGAGCTAAACTTAAGCTATGACGCACTTTACAGgtgtatttcttataaaaagGCTTAAAAAGAGAGtctgttaaaaaaaatccaatatttAGCCTTTTGAAATTATAGTGAATCATCTGATGGGGCCTTTCTGAGAAAATTTCATTTCTACATATAAAATCAATTCAACCGCAACTTACaggaaatttataataataataatgaaagttATCAACTTGTTATTAATTAATCTGAAAACTATTACTACATATATTaagaatttatacaaaatataacatTGGCTTAGTTAGAGTTATCCGATTTGGATAAAATATGCACCATTTTGTTCTATAATTCGTTCGCCATAGACAGGAATATGCAAAATTACCTCACCTAAGGAACCTCCCAACCAAGCTTCGGTATTTGGAGAGCCACTATCAATCGATATATCAAGAAAGTGAATAGATTTTTGTCAGCTGATTgggtcatatgtaaaagaaacgtTTCTGGCCACTTTCACATGAATGGCGCTCATAAAATTTCCTCACTTTcgagaacttctacacatggctctcTTCTCCAATTTAGTAATCTCTTGAGCTATTTTGCCAAACTAGGTAAAAAGACTTTTCAGCAGCGTATTTACCAATGATGAtacttattttaaaagtttttgaatcAGTTACCGACTACCATTGGAGTTATTTAACCATATAACCAACTTCATTTTCTCATGAAACTTTTTTTAGCAAGccgaacaatatttttttcaaagatactAATTAACAACAATGTTTTGAAGTCGGAAAAGAGTGATTGCTGTTTCTATcatgtaaatgtaaattcatgtaaattttcgctttatgtacatatatatacgtaatCTTCTACAGCCTTTccaaattttgcatatttcaatAACTGGACTATTTAGAATGGCAATTGCTTTCCTATAGTCACATATTAACCCAGCTCATTGCTTTCACTTTCAGTATTTGATTTTCGCTTCTGCGCTCTGCCTCACCATGGCTTCACCCATAGGCCACTACTATGAGGAACAAGGTGGCTATGAGGAACTCGGCGGACATGAACTTGGCGGTCAAGAGCTTGGTGGCCACGATCTTCACCAAATCGAACGCGTTTCGTTGGGCGAGGAACATCACGGTTACGAGCACGAGGAAGAGCATGTGGATTACTATGTAAGTGCTTGtttagttttatgaaaaaagctttgaaatacGCAGCTAATTATTatgaacaaatattaaaatcaccaataatttcttatttttttattttcataggCTCCACCAAAATACGCTTTCAAATACGGCGTGAATGACTTCCACACCGGAGATGTGAAATCGCAACATGAATCGCGCGATGGTGACTCCGTTAAAGGTTTGTAGAATTATGTAGAAATATTATAAGTAGTTTATATTTAATCTCGCTCTactaaaattgcattaaaaaactGAAGGCGgtgataaaaatgaaataacttTAAACAGGCTTTACTAAAAATGTGTTCTATTGGAGAATGTTACCACCTAtccaaaaatataagaaaacttatatTCTATAGGCGTTATTTGGTACTATACTAttaaattacacaaaatatattaaaacttttgtattttagaaacaatttcgaaaagcgttgccaccttttagaaattaaaaacatgaaaaactgaaatttttaagCTAAGAATAGCTGAGAGTTAAAGATTAgaattgaaagtaaaaaaaactctaaacaaaTGTTTGAGAGGGTTGCCACTTATATCAAAAATTgaagtttatttgaattttgttagTAAAGTGTTCGCTAACGAAATATTTACTAGCAAatgttatattattaaatgaaaaatttaaaatttgtttacagtgttgccatataatttttatattcatgaAAAGGGTTACCAACAttcatgaaatttatttataatacttatttaagtttttgtttttatgtagaAATAAGTTGAATGGAGTTTTATAAGCGATTTCATGGATAGGGTTGCCAAGTAGCAAAagttttaattgcaaatatacTACTATATAAAAGCAGATCTGGAGTTAGTAGTTTATCGCAAGGCAAAGTTAAAATTATTGGAATGAGATAGTGGAGGAAAAATTGTAGTGTTGCCATATGTCTATTTGTGTGAAATGGATTGCCAACTTACAAAACATTTTGTAtctctaaaattattttttatgttaaaaaagcGATAGTATGAATTTTTGCGTACGAATATATTATTAGGGTTGccgagtaaataaatattttaaatttaaaaaaatatgcagttATGATCAAGTGTGAATGGTTTGTCGCGTAACAAAGTGGAGATTattgaaaagaaataattttagattttattgcACTCTCAAAAAACGTTgccaatttaataaataatcaaaaatcgtactatatttttaacagaaaaactttttattagtaaaaattgTCTACTATATAAGgaataattaaaactatttttgaattttattatcattattttttttcaattttattataacattaaaaatttttcataccataaattaaaaacaaaaatatttatttcgcaCTTTCCAGGCCAATACTCCTTGGTTGAACCAGACGGCTCCATCCGCACCGTGGACTACACAGCGGACAAACACAACGGCTTCAACG
This genomic stretch from Bactrocera dorsalis isolate Fly_Bdor chromosome 5, ASM2337382v1, whole genome shotgun sequence harbors:
- the LOC115065859 gene encoding adult-specific cuticular protein ACP-20 codes for the protein MALKYLIFASALCLTMASPIGHYYEEQGGYEELGGHELGGQELGGHDLHQIERVSLGEEHHGYEHEEEHVDYYAPPKYAFKYGVNDFHTGDVKSQHESRDGDSVKGQYSLVEPDGSIRTVDYTADKHNGFNAVVHKTSPVHHEEGHY